GACCGTGACGATCTGCGAATTCAGACTACCTGGGGACGCACTTGACGCTGAAGAGCTTGAACGTCGACGGCAGAGTGCTCAGCGGGATGTCCAGAGGTACCTTCAGAGACTTGGATCTACGACGGACGAGGGAACACCAATTATACGCCACTATTCTGTGATAGACAGCACGACGTCGGTTCTTGAACAGgatatttctttttgtgtCAGCAAAAAGGATGACGGTTGGATCGGTAAGTCAATCAACTCGATACAATTTCTACAGGATCTTGTCTGAGAAGACTGCTACTGCCTACAGTATAGGCTGCGCCTTGTGCTGTAATGTTCGAGCTTATTGCTGATAGGATTTATTTCAAGGAACAATCTGGACGGACAGCGGCTTTCCACTTGAGTGTGATAAGGCGCTTGTCCAACGCACTGAATCTGCCAATGCGCAGGCGGAACGACAAGAGAGTTACGTACCTCTTGTTCTACACAGACCGAAGATAGCAATCTCACCACCCGAGTTACCCGCTTACCCTCCTCCGGCGACTAGCAGCCAGCCCCAGACTCCGTTCTATCCAGCGACCTTGCCACCTTATCCGAATTTCTTTCACTTGGCCAGTCAATATGGGTCATCGCTGGACCCAAACCTCGCTCGGCGTGATGCATTGTATGCATTCAGCGAACTGATATCAATGGCAGCAAGTTCAGAACATCAGCTCCTGAATTTACTGAAGTATCACATCGATATCGCGCTTCACCGGTTTCAGGGCATTGAGAATTGGTCGCTAGCGCACTTGAAGCATCTAACCGCCCTAGTCGAGCGTGCCATCGACGAGAGCAAACGGGTTGTTTATCTTCTCGAAAATGAAGGGTATACCCAATGGCCTAGCGCTCATAAAGACCGAGCCGCTGTAACGAGGGTCGGATCTAACCTTCGTAGCGGGGGCAGTGGTGGCGTCGGTAACGGTTACTCGGAGAGCAGGAACCCAATAGACATGCACGATACCCGCGAGAGAACTCGAAAGTTGCTGTTGGACGACTACCGGTCCATATTACACCGAGCACAGTCCATAAAGAAAGCAGTCGATAGCGGGATGGCAGTTATCACAACAGAGATCAGGATGCAAGAGGCAAGAAGGTCGACCGAGCAGGCCCATAAAATCGGACGCATCACGGTGCTCGCCTACTTCTTTTTGCCGTTGTCTTTCGTTACATCGATTTATGGTATGAACTTCATTGAGTTCAAAGACGACAACATGTGGAAGGGAATTGCTGCATACGTGGGAACTA
The sequence above is a segment of the Podospora pseudoanserina strain CBS 124.78 chromosome 5, whole genome shotgun sequence genome. Coding sequences within it:
- a CDS encoding hypothetical protein (EggNog:ENOG503P27N; COG:S), giving the protein MSDISTQPSPRGPGSIVSNPGSRPKRQFADQIRSFADRTPEGYLVPGRHFGPLSELLDTSLQQNGPNTSTGQTSASSPSLSQGPGNLHMAFTPIYLVHPENDSVSNPFHHVAINIRDELDQILSQRQNLGPNSNLLVFLHGWQSPTSLRLLGAYCGLDPEMFRCHLSFLASTKLFDQPPLPSQQLSIWRIRTVTICEFRLPGDALDAEELERRRQSAQRDVQRYLQRLGSTTDEGTPIIRHYSVIDSTTSVLEQDISFCVSKKDDGWIGTIWTDSGFPLECDKALVQRTESANAQAERQESYVPLVLHRPKIAISPPELPAYPPPATSSQPQTPFYPATLPPYPNFFHLASQYGSSLDPNLARRDALYAFSELISMAASSEHQLLNLLKYHIDIALHRFQGIENWSLAHLKHLTALVERAIDESKRVVYLLENEGYTQWPSAHKDRAAVTRVGSNLRSGGSGGVGNGYSESRNPIDMHDTRERTRKLLLDDYRSILHRAQSIKKAVDSGMAVITTEIRMQEARRSTEQAHKIGRITVLAYFFLPLSFVTSIYGMNFIEFKDDNMWKGIAAYVGTTVGILIPSMVLCFWKTAWLRGSQRDESGWEGGQS